A single Prevotella sp. E15-22 DNA region contains:
- a CDS encoding L-serine ammonia-lyase, iron-sulfur-dependent, subunit alpha — protein MKSLRELFRIGKGPSSSHTMGPAKAAQIYAERHPEAKCFEVTLYGSLAATGKGHLTDIAIINVLSKIAPVEIIWKPRITLPFHPNGMIFTADDGDPWTVYSVGGGALSEGKPDSDMVDAGAEVYEMNKIKDILEWCKQNGRCYWEYVEQCEGPEIWDYLREVWATMQDAVERGLDAEGSVPGPLGLPRKAASTYQKAQDFREPLKSRGMLYAYALAVIEENASGGTIVTAPTCGSCGVVAATLYQYFHQYAFSEQRILRALATAGLFGNVVKQNASISGAEVGCQGEVGVACAMAAAAGCQLCGGSPSQIEYAAEMGLEHHLGMTCDPICGLVQIPCIERNVFAAARAADSILYAITSDGTHRISFDHVVQVMKRTGHDLPSLYKETSQGGLALKYEE, from the coding sequence ATGAAATCACTCAGAGAACTATTCCGTATTGGGAAAGGCCCATCAAGCAGTCATACGATGGGACCAGCAAAAGCGGCGCAGATCTACGCCGAACGTCACCCTGAAGCAAAGTGTTTTGAAGTAACCCTCTATGGCAGTCTGGCAGCAACAGGCAAGGGTCACCTGACCGACATTGCCATCATCAATGTACTCAGCAAGATTGCTCCAGTGGAGATCATCTGGAAACCCAGGATAACACTTCCTTTTCATCCCAACGGCATGATATTCACGGCCGACGACGGCGACCCATGGACTGTGTATAGCGTGGGAGGAGGCGCACTCTCTGAGGGAAAGCCGGACAGCGATATGGTGGATGCTGGTGCTGAGGTATACGAGATGAACAAGATTAAGGACATCCTTGAATGGTGCAAGCAGAATGGACGCTGTTACTGGGAGTACGTAGAACAATGCGAAGGCCCAGAGATATGGGATTATCTGAGAGAGGTGTGGGCCACGATGCAGGACGCCGTGGAGCGAGGTCTGGACGCAGAAGGTTCTGTGCCTGGGCCGCTGGGGCTGCCACGCAAGGCGGCTTCCACCTATCAGAAGGCGCAGGACTTTCGCGAGCCACTTAAATCGCGTGGCATGCTGTATGCCTATGCCCTGGCAGTGATCGAAGAGAACGCATCAGGTGGCACCATCGTCACGGCACCCACCTGTGGTTCCTGCGGCGTGGTGGCTGCCACGCTCTATCAGTATTTCCACCAATACGCCTTCTCTGAACAGCGCATCCTGAGAGCCCTTGCCACGGCCGGACTCTTTGGCAATGTGGTTAAGCAGAACGCCAGCATCAGTGGTGCCGAGGTGGGATGCCAGGGCGAGGTGGGCGTGGCCTGCGCCATGGCGGCTGCCGCAGGCTGTCAACTCTGTGGGGGCAGTCCCAGTCAGATAGAATATGCAGCCGAGATGGGACTGGAGCATCATCTTGGCATGACGTGCGACCCCATCTGCGGACTCGTTCAGATTCCCTGCATCGAACGGAATGTCTTCGCTGCTGCACGTGCAGCCGACTCGATTCTCTATGCCATCACCTCAGATGGCACCCATCGCATATCGTTCGACCATGTGGTGCAGGTGATGAAGCGCACTGGTCACGACCTGCCATCACTCTACAAGGAAACCAGCCAGGGCGGACTAGCATTGAAATACGAGGAATAA